In Stenotrophomonas sp. 610A2, one DNA window encodes the following:
- a CDS encoding HlyD family type I secretion periplasmic adaptor subunit, producing the protein MRHVLQGVGDFLRRYTAIFRAVWSERKSLDSPSRTQDEIAFLPAHLELTETPVSPAARWTLRIIVSFFCIALLWACIGKVDVVAVAPGKTVVGGRTKVIQSMETAVVRRILVRDGQVVKRGEVLVELDATATGADAQQAGDALVAAKLAELRQTAMMQSLDTGMLPVLPDDPSVPSPRLRAAGDLANSEFAEYQARRQNLLAAIAQREAQANTVRSQIGPMEQSLAISRERVADLKRLLGGQYVSRHEYLARQQEMVELERALAAQRAALLETRSALVGAREELRVLEADTRQQTLDGLRQAREQVGQYAPQVTKAKQRDQLMLLRAPVDGTVQQLVIHTNGGVVTPAQALMAVVPNQESLEVEATILNKDIGFIKRGQPVTLKVESFPYTRYGYLEGIVETVSHDAAQDENLGLVFPARIKLADAGLVIDGVEATLTPGMTLSAEIKTGKRRVIDYLLSPLKRHGVEAMRER; encoded by the coding sequence ATGAGGCATGTCTTGCAAGGCGTGGGGGACTTCCTACGACGTTACACCGCGATCTTTCGTGCCGTATGGTCGGAGCGGAAGTCACTGGATTCACCGTCACGCACACAGGACGAAATCGCCTTTCTGCCAGCACACCTGGAACTGACGGAAACCCCAGTTTCCCCTGCGGCACGCTGGACTCTGCGCATCATTGTCAGCTTCTTTTGTATTGCGCTGCTGTGGGCATGTATCGGCAAGGTGGACGTGGTGGCCGTCGCCCCCGGCAAGACTGTCGTGGGGGGGCGAACCAAGGTGATCCAGTCGATGGAAACAGCCGTGGTCCGCCGCATCTTGGTCCGCGACGGCCAAGTCGTGAAACGGGGGGAAGTTCTGGTCGAGCTAGATGCCACGGCCACCGGTGCGGATGCCCAGCAGGCAGGCGATGCACTGGTTGCGGCAAAGCTGGCCGAATTGCGCCAAACCGCCATGATGCAATCGCTGGACACCGGCATGCTGCCGGTTTTACCGGATGACCCGTCTGTACCTTCTCCGCGCTTGCGAGCAGCGGGGGACTTGGCCAACAGTGAGTTTGCTGAATATCAGGCAAGGCGCCAGAACTTGCTTGCGGCCATAGCCCAGCGTGAAGCACAAGCCAACACCGTACGCTCACAGATCGGACCGATGGAGCAGAGTCTGGCTATCTCGCGCGAGCGGGTAGCCGACTTGAAGCGACTACTGGGTGGGCAATACGTCAGCCGTCATGAATACCTCGCCCGTCAGCAGGAAATGGTCGAGTTAGAGCGAGCACTGGCTGCCCAAAGGGCTGCTTTGCTGGAAACTCGCTCTGCTTTGGTCGGTGCACGCGAAGAGTTGCGCGTGCTCGAGGCTGATACCCGCCAGCAAACCCTAGATGGTTTGCGCCAGGCCCGCGAGCAGGTTGGGCAGTATGCGCCGCAGGTAACGAAGGCCAAGCAGCGCGATCAACTCATGCTGCTACGGGCGCCTGTAGACGGCACGGTGCAACAGTTGGTGATTCATACCAATGGCGGTGTTGTGACGCCAGCTCAGGCTCTGATGGCGGTAGTACCGAATCAGGAATCGCTGGAAGTGGAGGCAACGATATTGAATAAGGACATTGGCTTCATCAAGCGGGGGCAACCGGTGACACTCAAGGTGGAAAGCTTCCCCTACACCCGCTATGGCTATCTAGAAGGCATCGTGGAAACGGTCTCACACGATGCCGCGCAGGACGAAAACCTTGGACTAGTCTTTCCGGCACGGATCAAGCTGGCAGATGCGGGTCTGGTGATTGACGGTGTCGAAGCAACGCTGACGCCGGGCATGACGCTGAGCGCGGAGATCAAGACCGGCAAGCGGCGGGTGATCGATTACCTGCTTAGTCCTCTAAAACGGCATGGTGTTGAGGCAATGCGAGAACGATGA